Proteins co-encoded in one Acidithiobacillus caldus ATCC 51756 genomic window:
- the flgA gene encoding flagellar basal body P-ring formation chaperone FlgA, translated as MLTWFSACRWMGLAVTLLTWPVFGAATTSESAATIRQAVERFVGEQNPNHPTPADLRLGGPPAGVQYPSCQRLELSFFGTGDPYSAQTVAVQCAKPVPWTVYVPVRIVQSQKIVVAAHSLTAGTVLTAGDLALMPGNAASLAGTPLSSLSEATGRTLRFGTVAGQPITQSMLAAPIWVHGGNNVTLVAEGDGVRITTLAQAIENGHPGQSILVRNLQSGRVVRGTVTAVATVRVPF; from the coding sequence GTGCTGACTTGGTTCTCCGCTTGCCGCTGGATGGGTCTGGCGGTGACCCTACTCACATGGCCTGTCTTTGGCGCCGCGACCACCAGTGAAAGTGCGGCGACCATTCGCCAGGCCGTCGAGCGTTTTGTCGGGGAACAGAATCCCAATCACCCGACGCCCGCCGATCTGCGCTTGGGCGGCCCCCCCGCGGGTGTCCAGTATCCTTCCTGCCAGCGGCTCGAACTGAGCTTCTTCGGCACCGGCGACCCGTACTCCGCGCAGACCGTTGCGGTCCAGTGCGCCAAACCGGTGCCTTGGACCGTCTACGTGCCCGTGCGGATCGTACAGAGCCAGAAAATCGTCGTCGCCGCCCACTCCTTGACGGCGGGAACCGTGCTCACCGCCGGCGATCTTGCTCTCATGCCTGGAAATGCGGCAAGCCTGGCTGGCACGCCTTTGTCCAGCCTCAGCGAAGCCACGGGGCGGACCCTGCGTTTCGGCACCGTGGCCGGACAGCCCATCACCCAGAGCATGCTGGCCGCACCCATCTGGGTGCACGGTGGTAACAACGTCACTCTGGTGGCAGAGGGTGACGGGGTACGCATTACCACCCTGGCGCAAGCCATAGAAAACGGCCATCCCGGACAGAGTATCCTGGTGCGCAACCTGCAGTCCGGTCGCGTCGTCCGGGGGACGGTCACTGCCGTGGCGACGGTGCGGGTGCCCTTTTGA
- the flgB gene encoding flagellar basal body rod protein FlgB has protein sequence MTSLLDQTLDPLADALKVSGYRQQLLAANIANANTPNYRAVDIPFAKTLAAVQRGAEGSLPMKTDSTRQFSGIAPGQNLAAFVQYQRGNAVGLDGNSVDMDREQASFLKNSIGYQADVTFLTGKIKTLLSAITGTTQ, from the coding sequence ATGACGAGCTTATTGGATCAAACGCTGGACCCACTGGCGGATGCCCTCAAGGTAAGTGGTTATCGTCAACAGCTCTTGGCGGCGAACATAGCCAATGCCAACACCCCGAACTATCGGGCTGTGGATATTCCCTTTGCAAAGACCTTGGCAGCCGTACAACGGGGTGCTGAGGGCAGTCTGCCCATGAAGACCGACAGTACTCGCCAGTTTTCGGGCATCGCCCCTGGTCAGAATCTTGCTGCCTTCGTCCAGTATCAGCGCGGCAATGCGGTGGGGCTCGACGGTAACTCGGTGGATATGGATCGTGAGCAGGCGAGTTTTCTGAAGAACAGTATTGGTTATCAGGCGGACGTCACCTTCCTCACGGGCAAGATCAAAACCTTGCTATCCGCCATAACGGGTACCACGCAATAA
- the flgC gene encoding flagellar basal body rod protein FlgC, translating to MSLFSVLDVASSALTAQSYRLNVVASNLANANSATSSDGQPYRAREVVFAATPLHSGQAPAGVEGVQVAGVVEKPGPLKLVYEPGNPAANAEGYVQMPNVNPVDEMVNMISASRAYQANVNVMNTTKALLQKTLTLGA from the coding sequence ATGTCTCTATTTTCCGTATTGGATGTTGCAAGTTCTGCACTGACGGCGCAGAGCTATCGGCTGAATGTCGTGGCCAGCAACCTGGCCAATGCGAATTCCGCCACCAGTTCCGATGGTCAGCCCTATCGCGCGCGCGAGGTGGTATTCGCGGCGACGCCGCTGCACTCCGGTCAGGCGCCAGCGGGGGTCGAAGGTGTCCAAGTGGCTGGCGTCGTTGAAAAACCTGGCCCTTTGAAATTGGTATACGAGCCAGGCAACCCCGCTGCCAATGCCGAAGGCTACGTGCAAATGCCCAACGTCAATCCGGTGGATGAGATGGTCAACATGATTTCGGCATCGCGGGCCTATCAAGCGAATGTGAATGTCATGAATACCACCAAAGCTCTGCTACAGAAAACGCTGACCCTAGGAGCATGA
- a CDS encoding flagellar hook assembly protein FlgD gives MSISQLTSATNPFYASLQGSGTTSSGSASSGSSGLASASTFYNLLVTQLTNQDPLNPLSNQDLSAQLAQFSVANGVQAIQSSLTGLMSQINQNQGLQAASLIGKSVTTSGNRLQLSDGSATAAYDLASPANSVNVLVQNTAGQTVAVLPQGPQGAGLQSFSWNGQDNQGNPLPAGAYQFSVQATGANGQPVSSTSYMSGVVQSVTLGSSGPTLHLSGVDGSVPFNAVQNIL, from the coding sequence ATGTCCATCAGCCAACTTACCTCCGCTACCAATCCCTTTTATGCCTCATTGCAGGGTTCTGGCACTACCAGTTCTGGAAGCGCGAGTTCCGGTAGCAGCGGCCTGGCCAGTGCCAGCACCTTCTACAATTTGCTCGTCACCCAACTGACCAATCAGGATCCGCTCAATCCCCTGAGCAATCAGGACCTGTCGGCACAGCTTGCACAATTCAGCGTTGCCAACGGGGTCCAGGCCATTCAATCGTCTTTGACCGGCCTCATGAGCCAGATCAATCAAAATCAGGGTCTGCAGGCTGCCTCGCTCATCGGCAAATCGGTCACGACCTCGGGAAATCGGTTGCAACTTAGTGATGGCTCGGCGACGGCCGCCTACGATCTGGCCTCCCCAGCCAACTCGGTGAACGTGCTGGTGCAAAATACGGCGGGGCAGACTGTGGCAGTGCTGCCCCAAGGCCCCCAGGGCGCTGGTCTGCAAAGCTTCAGCTGGAATGGTCAGGACAATCAGGGCAATCCCTTGCCAGCCGGTGCCTATCAATTTTCGGTGCAAGCGACAGGGGCCAATGGCCAGCCCGTGAGCAGCACGAGCTATATGTCGGGCGTGGTCCAGAGTGTGACCCTTGGCAGCAGTGGGCCAACCTTGCATTTGAGTGGAGTCGACGGTTCTGTCCCATTCAACGCAGTTCAGAACATTCTTTGA
- the flgE gene encoding flagellar hook protein FlgE — protein MGAFSTALSGLQAANTDLQVLGNNISNANTVGFKSSNAEFADAYGAALVGSAPTYGQVGIGTRVMTVAQQFTQGNIQTTNNPLDVAINGNGFFQLNYNGDIVYSRNGQFQLNSGGVIVDGNGAELLGIQAQNGKLTGATGPLTVSQNALPPQASSGITLALNLNSTNQNLSGAAFNINDPNTYNYSTSNTIYDSLGTPQLVTTYYQLVSGGTGSTTATSGETWNVYYSATGTTGSGGITSGSLGQLVFSSTGQLVSGGPFNVNPPLNWQDGAQSSTLNVSYSGSTNYNAPNAVVSATTNGYGVGQLTGLSIDPGGNIYARYSNGQSQVLGQIALTRFANNNGLQNLGNNYWASSYSSGLPLSGAPGSTNLGVLQSGAVEQSNVNLSQDLVNLIVAQQAYQANAQTIKTQNTVVQTLLSL, from the coding sequence ATGGGTGCTTTTTCTACTGCCTTGAGCGGACTGCAAGCGGCCAATACCGATCTGCAGGTGCTTGGAAACAATATCTCCAATGCCAATACGGTAGGATTCAAGAGCTCCAACGCAGAGTTTGCCGACGCCTACGGCGCGGCGCTGGTAGGCTCGGCACCGACCTACGGACAGGTGGGTATAGGTACGCGGGTCATGACCGTAGCTCAGCAGTTTACTCAGGGCAACATTCAAACCACCAATAATCCGCTGGATGTGGCCATCAATGGGAATGGTTTTTTTCAACTGAATTACAACGGCGATATTGTCTATAGTCGTAATGGGCAATTCCAGCTGAATTCCGGCGGGGTGATCGTCGACGGTAATGGTGCCGAGCTTTTGGGAATCCAGGCACAGAATGGAAAGCTGACGGGTGCTACGGGCCCTCTGACCGTCAGTCAAAATGCACTGCCACCGCAAGCGTCATCGGGAATCACGCTGGCCTTGAACCTCAATTCTACCAACCAGAATCTGTCCGGTGCTGCTTTCAATATCAACGATCCCAATACCTATAATTACTCCACCAGCAACACCATCTACGATAGCTTGGGCACCCCGCAGCTGGTAACGACCTACTACCAGTTGGTTTCGGGTGGTACCGGGTCCACCACGGCGACCTCCGGCGAAACCTGGAATGTCTATTACTCTGCCACCGGCACTACGGGCAGCGGGGGAATTACCTCCGGCTCACTCGGTCAACTGGTTTTTTCCAGCACGGGGCAGCTGGTTTCTGGCGGTCCCTTCAATGTCAATCCGCCCCTCAATTGGCAAGATGGGGCGCAAAGCAGCACGCTCAATGTATCCTACAGCGGCAGTACGAATTACAACGCGCCCAATGCCGTAGTGTCGGCTACCACCAACGGTTATGGCGTTGGCCAATTGACGGGACTATCCATTGACCCCGGCGGTAATATCTACGCACGCTACAGCAACGGCCAATCGCAGGTGCTTGGGCAGATTGCCCTGACTCGGTTTGCCAACAACAACGGCCTGCAGAATCTGGGGAACAACTACTGGGCGTCCAGCTACTCCTCCGGATTGCCGTTGAGTGGTGCTCCCGGTAGCACCAACCTGGGGGTCCTGCAGTCCGGTGCGGTGGAGCAGTCGAATGTCAATCTATCTCAAGATCTCGTCAACCTCATCGTCGCCCAGCAGGCCTATCAGGCAAACGCCCAGACCATCAAGACCCAGAATACCGTCGTCCAGACCTTGCTCAGTTTGTGA
- the flgF gene encoding flagellar basal-body rod protein FlgF, with the protein MDTLYIAMTGAKAILERQTATANNLANANTTGFRAEMAQFRALPVYGQGLPTRVYTATTGESWDFRSGPIVRTGRALDVAVNGPGWMAVQAPDGKEAYTRDGNLQVNGQGLLVTATGHPVLGVNGTPISLPPMSHLTIGADGVISGIPAGNLPDGLMAINQIKLVNPPANQLRQSSDGLFVNVDGKAAPEDGKVVLESGALEGSNVNPIHAMVQMLQDSRQFEMQTKLMQTISQDRDAANQILILS; encoded by the coding sequence ATGGATACCCTATATATTGCAATGACCGGCGCCAAGGCGATTCTGGAACGCCAGACCGCCACGGCAAACAATCTGGCCAACGCCAATACCACGGGATTTCGGGCGGAAATGGCGCAATTTCGCGCTCTGCCCGTATATGGCCAGGGATTGCCGACCCGGGTGTATACCGCCACCACCGGGGAAAGCTGGGATTTTCGCAGTGGTCCCATCGTGCGCACGGGCCGGGCCTTGGACGTCGCGGTGAACGGTCCGGGCTGGATGGCGGTACAGGCACCCGATGGAAAGGAGGCCTATACGCGAGACGGCAATCTCCAGGTCAACGGCCAAGGCCTACTGGTTACGGCAACCGGGCATCCGGTTCTGGGCGTCAATGGGACGCCCATATCCTTGCCGCCCATGAGTCATCTCACCATTGGCGCCGATGGCGTGATCTCGGGTATTCCGGCCGGTAATCTGCCGGACGGCCTGATGGCCATCAATCAGATCAAATTGGTCAATCCTCCCGCCAATCAGCTGCGCCAGAGTAGCGATGGCCTGTTCGTCAACGTCGATGGTAAGGCCGCGCCTGAGGATGGGAAGGTAGTGCTCGAAAGTGGCGCTCTGGAGGGCAGTAATGTCAATCCCATCCATGCCATGGTCCAGATGTTGCAAGACAGTCGCCAATTCGAGATGCAGACCAAGTTGATGCAGACCATTTCGCAGGATCGGGATGCAGCCAATCAGATCCTGATTCTCTCCTAG
- the flgG gene encoding flagellar basal-body rod protein FlgG: MMRSLYVAATGLEGEQTKMDVIANNLANVNTTGFKQSRAVFQDLLYQNLRQPGAQSSQTTQYPSGLQLGTGVRVVATERLMTQGNLTSTGNALDLGINGQGFFQIMQPDGTIAYTRDGTFQLNNQGQLVTSNGYLLQPPVTIPPNAQSITIGTDGTVSVVLPGQSQPQQVGSIQLANFINPTGLQSIGDNLYLQTGSSGAPQTGQPTLNGLGSVQQGYLESSNVNVVSELVDMIATQRAYEINSKAVSTSDSMLGYAIQNL; the protein is encoded by the coding sequence ATGATGCGCTCCTTGTATGTAGCAGCAACTGGGCTTGAAGGTGAGCAGACGAAGATGGATGTCATTGCCAATAACCTGGCGAACGTCAATACCACCGGTTTCAAGCAGTCACGCGCTGTGTTTCAGGATCTCCTTTATCAGAATCTACGCCAGCCCGGTGCGCAATCGTCCCAAACGACCCAATATCCCTCTGGGCTGCAATTGGGTACCGGAGTGCGGGTGGTGGCGACGGAGCGTCTCATGACCCAGGGTAATCTCACGAGCACGGGCAATGCCCTGGATCTCGGTATCAATGGGCAGGGGTTTTTCCAGATCATGCAGCCGGACGGCACCATCGCCTATACCCGCGACGGTACCTTCCAGCTCAATAATCAGGGCCAATTGGTCACCAGCAATGGGTATCTCCTGCAGCCGCCGGTGACCATCCCTCCCAACGCCCAGAGTATCACCATCGGCACCGACGGTACGGTATCGGTGGTTCTGCCGGGACAAAGCCAGCCGCAACAGGTGGGGAGCATACAGCTTGCCAATTTCATCAATCCCACGGGCTTGCAAAGCATCGGAGACAACCTGTACCTACAGACGGGTTCATCGGGTGCACCGCAAACGGGACAGCCCACCCTCAACGGACTGGGCTCGGTGCAACAGGGCTATCTGGAGTCTTCCAATGTCAATGTGGTATCGGAACTCGTGGACATGATAGCGACCCAGAGGGCGTACGAAATCAACAGCAAGGCGGTGTCCACCTCGGATTCCATGTTGGGTTACGCCATCCAGAATCTCTGA
- a CDS encoding flagellar basal body L-ring protein FlgH, which yields MNATPSGSAAWLRGILQLTTLLLAVLYLSACAEMGGGHRNLKPLQPLAIPAEPASLNAHPANGAIWQDGTNVSLFSDNRANRVGDLITVLIQENSSASNNTNTAINTSDSLSAALTNFFGITPAFGSVAGKAFSPSMGATSGQKYGGTGATTQSNTFTATLEATVVRVMGNGNLVIEGSKEVMLNGGHEFIRVAGVVRAADVTPQNTVYSTQIADARVEYSGDGTIYSAARMPWLARFFLSLWPF from the coding sequence GTGAACGCGACACCGTCTGGCTCAGCCGCCTGGCTCCGTGGAATTCTGCAGCTGACGACGCTGCTCTTGGCCGTCCTGTATCTGTCGGCCTGTGCCGAGATGGGTGGCGGTCATCGCAATCTCAAGCCATTGCAGCCCCTCGCCATTCCGGCGGAGCCTGCATCGCTGAATGCCCATCCGGCCAATGGCGCCATCTGGCAGGACGGCACCAATGTCTCCTTGTTTTCGGATAATCGAGCAAACCGGGTGGGTGACCTCATCACCGTGTTGATTCAGGAAAACTCCAGTGCCTCCAACAACACCAACACGGCCATCAATACGTCCGACAGCCTGTCGGCGGCACTCACGAATTTCTTTGGCATCACACCGGCTTTTGGCAGTGTAGCGGGGAAGGCTTTCAGCCCGAGCATGGGTGCTACCAGTGGCCAGAAATACGGTGGCACCGGTGCGACGACCCAGAGCAACACCTTTACGGCTACCCTGGAAGCGACGGTGGTGCGCGTCATGGGTAACGGTAATCTGGTCATCGAAGGCTCGAAGGAAGTCATGCTCAACGGCGGCCATGAGTTCATTCGCGTCGCCGGGGTGGTGCGTGCCGCCGACGTTACCCCCCAGAATACCGTTTACTCCACACAAATTGCCGATGCACGGGTGGAATACAGCGGCGATGGGACCATAT